CGGGCGGAGCCGGATCACGCTGTCTTTCCAGGGCAAAGGGGGCGCGAAGGTGGAGTGCGGGGTCGAATGCAGCATGCTGGCGCGCGCCCTCGGTCGCATCGCGAGCCTTCCCGGCCGTCGCCTTCTCCAGTACCGGGACGAGCAGGGCGCGATCCGGCCGGTTCAGGCGAGGGACGTCAACAACTATCTGAAGGCGGCGTCAGGCATATCGGTCAGCGCAAAGGACCTGCGCATGCTGGCTGCCAGCGCCGCGGCGGCCGGTCTGCTGTCGGAGCTGGACCCCGGCGAGAACGAACTGGCGCGCAGCAGGCAGATCGCGGCGGTCATGCGCGACGTCTCCGAGGATCTCGGCAACACGCCGACGGTGGCGCGCAAGAGCTATGTCCACGATATCGTGCTGGATGCCTTCGAGGCTGGCGAATTGAGGGAACTGCGCCGGAAATGCCGCGCCGGCCGCGCGCGCAGCCGCGAGGAGAACCTTCTGCGCGAGCTTGTGGGATCACTGCTTCCGCCTGCCAAGTGACCCCCGTGGCCGGACAAGGAATCCGTTATGCCTGCACCATGCGTGCGCGGAAGCAGGGAACGAAGCAGGGCCGGTTCTGTTCTTCGTGCTTCAACGAACCGGAGACGACAGATGCCGATGCTGAAGACGCGCGACGCGACGGAACTCTATGTCAAGATCTGGGGCGAAGGACGCCCGGTGATCCTCATGCATGGCTGGCCGCTGTCTTCCAGCAGCTGGGACGATCAGGCGCTGGCGCTTGCCGAAGCGGGCTTTCGGGCCATCGCCTACGACCGGCGCGGCTTCGGTCGCTCCGATCAGCCCTGGCATGGCTACGACTATGATACGCTGGCGGACGATCTGGCGGATGTGATCGAGCAGACGGGCGCCGGCGACGCCGCCATCGTCGGCTTCTCGATGGGCGGCGGCGAGGTCGCACGCTACATGTCGCGCCATGGCGGCAAGGGCGTCGCGAAGGCCGCGCTGATCGCGTCCGTCGTACCGTACATGCTGAAGACCGAGGACAATCGCTACGGCGTCCCGCAGTCGACCTTCGACGAGATGATGCAGGGCATGAAGGAGGACAGGGCCTATTTCTTCGACGGCTTCTTCAAGGATTTCTACGGTGTCGGCTGGTTCGAAAGCCCGGTCAGCACCGAAGTCGTGGAATGGTCGCGCCAGATTGCCATGATGGCGGGGCTGCGTCCTACGCTCGCTTGCGCCGAGGCGTTCGCCACCACCGATTTCCGCCCCGACCTGCCGGCCTTCACGGTGCCGACGCTGATCATGCACGGTACCGCCGACAAGACGGTTCCGATCGACACCTCGGCGCGGCCTGCCGCGGCGGGCATCGAAGGCGCGACGCTCATCGAGTATCCGGAGGCCCCGCATGGCCTGCTGGCCACGCACAAGACGCAGGTGGCGCAGGACCTGATCCGGTTCCTCTCGGCCTAGGCTGTAGTGACGATTTAGGGATTCCAGTTAAGTCGCAAATCAGATTCCATTCTGGCTTTTGGAGGTCAGTCATGGATGTGGATGGGCTGAGCAATGAACAGTGGCTGCGGATTGAGCCGTTTGTGCCGGGTGGTCGCAAGGGTCGACGTGGTCCACGCACCAACAACCGGCGCTTTGTCGACGCTTTGATCTGGATGGCCCGCTCGGGTGGACGCTGGCGTGATCTACCCGAGCGTTATGGCAACTATCAGACAGCCAAGCGGCGTTACTACCGCTGGATCGAGATGGGTGTGCTCGAAAAGCTGTTCGAGGCACTGGCCAAAGAAGCCGACCTCGATTGGGTCGCGATCGATTCCACCTCCATCCGCGCACAGCCCCAAGCCGCCGGGGCACGGCGGAAAAGGGGGGAGCGGACGCCCAGGGTCTTGGCCGTTCACGCGGCGGGCTAGGAACCAAGATCCATGCCGCCGTCGATGCGCTCGGCCTGCCGGTGCGCTTCGTGCTCTCGCCGGGCCACCGAGGCGATGTGATCTACGGCAAGGACCTGCTGGAAGGCCTTAAACCTCGCCACGTCATCGCCGACCGCGCCTATGACGCCGAGGCCTTCCACGACATCATTCTCGATGCTGGAGCTATCCCCGTCATTCCGCCAAGGCCCGAACGAAGGCGTCCTCACGCTTGCGACTGGCGCATCTACAAGGAACGAAACCTCATTGAGCGCTTCTTTGCCAAACTCAAGCAGTTCCGCCGCGTCGCAACGCGATACGACAAGCTCCTCGCAAACTTCCGAGGCTTCGTCCTCATCGCAGCCATAGCTATTTGGATCAGATAGTTAAATCGTCACTACAGCCTAGCGCAATTCCGGCGAAATCCGGATCGCTCTGCCGGAGGACATTTGGCACAAGGTCGAGGGTTTCGGCGAAGGTCGTGGTGGTGCCACGGCCGAGCCGAAAGCCGAAGGAATTGGGCCCAAATGTACCCGGCCCGCAGGGTTTCCCGCTGGCGGACGCCCGCTTCGTCAGGCCGCTTGCCCGATGCACCACATCGGGGCGGCGCGTCCTTCCTCGCGGATCGCCTCGCCATCGGAGAAACAGAGCGAACCGGATTTCGCCGGAATTGCTCTAGGAATTGCCGTTCAGGATTTTGGGCGTGACGCCGGCCGCGCCTCCTGTGGTCAGGCTCGTCACGGTCCGACGGGCAATCGCGAACCAGCGCGCCAGCGCCTGTCTCCGTTCCGCCGAACGCAGAAGCGCGGCCCGGCGCGCGTAGAAATCGATGTTGATCGAGCCGTCCTGCCTGCGGCGGATGGTGGCTTCGTGGTCATGGGTCATCGCCAGTTCCTCCGGTGATGATCCTGTCTACGGTGACGGAGCCGGCTCCGCTTGACGGGACCCTTGCGGTCTTCTTGCCTTTCTCTTGTTTTTTCGCCGCTCGCTGTCCGCCGCTGCGACCGCCGTGGTAGAAGCGGGCATGCGCTATCGGTTCGGAGCCTTCATGCTGGTGCCGGATACCCGCGAACTCCTCGCGGCGGGCACAGCGCTTCCGATCGAGCCGCAGGTCTTCGACCTCCTCCATCATCTGGTGAGGGAGCGGGACAGGGTGGTCTCGCAGGACGAGCTGATAGAGGCGGTCTGGAACGGACGCATCGTCTCGGACTCGGCTATCGGCGCCCGCGTCAGCGCCGCTCGCTCCGCCATAGGAGACGACGGCAAGCGCCAGCAATGGATCAGGACGCTGCCGCGGCGGGGCTTTCGCTTCGTCGGCCCGGTCGAAGTAGTGGATTCGCAACCGCAAGGCACGGTTTCATCGCCGGGCGGTGCAGCCGGCCCGGACCGCCAGCGCGTCGCCTTCTGCCGGTCGGCCGACGGGACGCGGATAGCCTACGCGACGAGCGGCAGCGGCCATCCGCTGGTGAAGGCGGGCCATTGGCTCACCCACCTCGAACACGACTGGCACAGTCCGGTGTGGCGGCCGTTCCTGGACAGGCTGAACGCGCAGTTCCATCTCGTGCGGTATGACCAGCGCGGCAATGGTCTCTCCGAATGGGACGTGTCGGACTTCTCGCTCGACCGCTTCGTGGAGGATCTAGAAGCTGTCGTCGATGCCTGCGGAGTCGAGCGCTTCGCGCTCTACGGCACCTCGCAGGGCGCGCCGATTGCCATTGCCTATGCCTGCCGCCATCCCGACAGGGTGAGCCATCTGGTGCTGCAGGGCGGCTACGAGAAGGGGCGCCTCGTCAGAGCCACGGAAAGCGACCGGGCGCAGGCGGAGGCCATCCTCACGCTGATGCGCCACGGCTGGGGCAAGGCGAACAGCCCGTTCATCAACGCCTTCGCCACACTGTTCATTCCCGACGGCAGCCGCGAGCAGATCGGCTCGCTTGTCGATCTGCAGCGGCTGACCACCTCGCCGCAGAACGCCGTGGCCATACGCTCTGCGGTCGACGGCTTCGATGTAAGCGACCTTCTGGAACGGATCGGCGTGCCGACGCTGGTGATGCATGCCCGCGACGACGGCGTGCAGCCGCTCGAACAGGGATATGCGCTCGCGGCCCGGATTCCCAACGCGGAATTCCTCATGCTTGAAAGCCGCAACCATGTCATCCTGCCCGAGGAAAAGGCATGGTCCGTGCTCTTCAACGGCCTTGCACGGTTCATCCTCGAAGCATCCTGAACGATGTGTGCCGCGCTGTCGCGTCGATAAAACATCGCGGTTGTCGGCATCGGCGGTGCTGGTACGTCCTTGGGCCGTCAGTCGCGCCGGCGCGCCGGAATGGCGTCTGGCGACTACGGTACATCCCGGAGGATTTCATGAACCATTCCTATCGCTGGGTGATCGTGGCGGCAGGCGGCCTGCTGGGTTGCGTGGCCATCGGCGCCATGTTCTCGCTGCCCGTTTTCCTGCGGCCGATATCGCAGGATACGGGCTGGTCCGTCACCGGCATTTCCACGGCGATGACGGTGGGCTTCCTCGCCATGGCGGCAGCCAGCATGGTCTGGGGCGGCCTTTCCGACCGGTTCGGCCCGCGCCCGGTGGTGTTGGCGGGATCGGTCGTGCTGGCGGCGAGCCTCGCGCTCGCCAGCCGGGCAGGCTCGCTGGTCGAGTTCCAGCTTCTGTTCGGGCTTCTGGTCGGTGCGTCGACAGCCGCCATCTTCGCGCCGATGATGGCCTGCGTGACCGGCTGGTTCGACACGCAACGCGGCCTTGCCGTCTCGTTGGTGTCCGCCGGCATGGGCATGGCGCCGATGACCATGGCCCCGCTCGCGGCCTGGCTGGTGACGGTCCATGACTGGCGCACCTCCATGCTTATCATCGCCGGAATCGCCTCGGCCCTGATGATCCCCGCAGCACTTCTCGTGCGCCGCCCGCCGGCGCTGGAGGGCGGGCAGGAGGAGATGGCGGCGGACGAGCCGCAACCGGATATGACGGTTGCGCAGGCGGTCCGCTCGCCGCAATTCATCACGCTGATGCTGGCGAACTTCTTCTGCTGCGCGACCCATTCCGGCCCGATCTTCCACACGGTGAGCTATGCGGTGACTTGCGGCATTCCGATGATCGCGGCCGTGTCGATCTACAGCGTCGAGGGACTGGCTGGCATGGGCGGCCGCATCGCCTTCGGTTTGCTCGGAGATCGCTTCGGCGCACAGCGCGTGCTGGCGATAGGGCTTCTGGCGCAGGCTTTCGGCGTGCTTGCCTATGTGTTCGTCTCGACGCTCGGCCCGTTCTATGCGGTGGCCGCGCTGGTCGGTTTCATCTATGCCGGCACCATGCCGCTCTACGCCGTCATCATCCGCGAGAATTTTCCGCTGAAGATGATGGGCACGATCATCGGCGGCACGGCGATGGCCGGCAGCCTCGGCATGTCGACCGGCCCGCTGCTCGGCGGCCTGATCTATGACCGGTTCGACTCCTACGCGCTGATGTATATCGGCTCGTGGGGCATGGGGCTGGCGGCTGTGCTGATCCTGATGGCGTTCCGGCCGTTCCCAAAAAGGCAGACGGAGCCGGCTGCCTACGGCATGGCGGCATAGGGACGGCCGGCGCGGATCGGGCGCCGGACGCAGGAGGCGCCCAAGTGCCGGATGGCGATCGTGTCAGAATCGCCTGCGGTTCCGGGTAAAACCCGGAACCGTCGGTCCGCCGGCTATACAAACAGCATCATGACCACGGCTCCGACGACGACAAGCGCCAGTCCCCATATGAGCATCGGCAGCAGCGTGCTGTTCTGATCGTTCATGCCTGTTTCTCCCACCGGACACCCGGACGGGACGATTTACCGGCTGCGGCCGGCCCGGTCTTTGCGTCGGCGCAAACAAATCGGCTGCGGTCGTCCGCCTCCGGGAACGGCCTGCGCGCCGACACGTTCAATGCAGATGGACGATATCGGGAGACCATCATGGCAGATCAGAACGACTGGCTCGACCCCGGTGACGAGCGCGAAGCTGCCATCCGCTATCTGGTGGAGAACACCGACCTTTCGCCGCTGCAGGCGAAGGAACTGGTGGCAAGGCATGGACCGGCGCGGGAACGGCTTCTCGAACTCGCCAGGACAATGAAGGCGGAAAGCTGACAGGCCTTGCTGCGACGGGGCAGCAACCCGTGACTGAGCAGCGGAGTCCTGCCCAGCGCCGGTCAGACCTTACGAATTTGGGCGTAGTGCCCGGAGCCTGCAAAGTGCTGCTCGGAATCCGCCTGCACCTGCGCCTCGGATATGCGCGGCTCGCCGCTCCACATGTCGTCGAGATAGCCCATTTCCTTGCAGGTCCAGCAAAACGCCACGTATTGCGATCCGGGAGGCGGCGGCGGTGGCTGGTAGGCTGGCTCTCCACCTGAAACGGGCGTGGACTCTTCAGCCCAGTCGTCGCCCATGGTCGACGCGCCGTCGGGCACCGCCTTGTCTTCGAGCATTTTCGGTATTTTCGGCCTGTATGCCATCGCGCCATCTCCTCCTGGCACAGGCCGACACAATAACGCAGCCACGGGCAGCTTTCCAGCATCGCAAGGAAACGGACCCGATCCCACTGGAGACTGGTTCTCAGAGTGCTGTCCCGGTGGGGAGCGGCCTCGGGCGTATCATCGCGCCACCAGCACCGGCACCTTTGCCCCTGCGAGGACGATTGCCGTCTGGCTTCCCAAAAGAACCTGATTGATGCCGGTTCTGCCATGCGACGACATGACGATGAGGGAGCATTTCCTTTCGTCCGCGGCATCGATGAGGGCGCGGCCGGGCAGTCGCCAGGGGATATGAACGACTTCGATCGGAACGCCCGCGGCTTCGGCCTTGGCCTTCACGGCAGCGAGGATCTGCGCGGCGACACGGCGCTGGGCTTCGTCGTAGACTGCAACCTCCGCCTCGTTTGGCGACCAGAGGTCATGGGCGAACGCGAACTGCCCGCCCATCGGCTCGGTGACGGTTATGGCGGTCACCCGGCCTCCATGCTTCCTCGCCAGAGCAAGGCCTTGATCCACGCCGATCTGCGCCACCTCGGAGCCGTCCGTGGGTATCAGGATGTGATCGTACATGGCTTTTTCCTTCCACTGATCCATCTTGCCTCAGGCAGACCGGAGCATCCTTGAGCCATGTCAAACGCATCTTCCCGCTTCGGCTTGCCGGTTTTCGCGCCGAAGCTGCTGCGTGGAGCGGAAGCGTGCGTCGGCGTCGCGAGCCCGCGTCGACCCGCGGACGAGCATGGACGAAATGATATGTTGCCGGCCTTGATCTGGCTAAGCCGAAGCGGGGGCCAGTTCAAAAAGCCGCGCGCCGTCCTCCCTGCCGATCTCCGCATAGCCGATCACGGCGAACCACCGTGCGACAGATGGATCTTCCAGCCAGCTTCTGGACCGGATCGGGAGGTTTCCGGCAAGCGCCTGTATCCGCCGGATGTGACGCTTGCAGAAGCGCACGGTCGACGCGCTGAAGAACTCGTCCTGAGCAGCGAACAGCGTGTCGACGTGTCCGTCGCGTTCGTGCCACGCAATGATGGCTACAGGCTCGTCGTCGTCCAGCAGCGCATGCGCGCGGCCTTCCCATAAATTCATCATGAGATTGTCATAGGCGACCTGCGTACCCTTGCCCGCGGCGGCATATTCGTCGGACATACGTTTTGACAGATCGCGGAAGACTAGTTCCAGATCACCAACCGTCGCTGGTCGTGCTCTCATCGCTCCTCCTGAAGCCCACAGCATTTTGCCTTCGGGTTGGCGCTCGACCAAGCAAAAAGTTTCCACAACCGGCGCCTCGCCGCGGAGATTCTTTCCATCGCATCCCGGAAGACGGACGCCCGGCCCTGGCGCGTGCGGGCATCGCGCTATGTCGCCACCCGACGGCAGACGACATTTGTACCGGCCGCCGGCCGAGTAGTCCAATCGGCCCTCGCCGTTATCAAATGTCGAAGTGTTTCAGATTGACTTTACACAGGAGCCGTCATCTCCTGCATCCGTTGGGAAAACAGGTAGAGGAGAAGGATATGACGCGTTGCTTCTGGCATCAGATGGACACGAGCACCGCCATCAGCGGTCTCATCAAGCCGCGCTGATCGTCGCATGACACATGGCCCGCTCCAGCAATGGAGCGGGTTGGTCTTGTGGTTTCAGATTGACTTTACTTCGCGGCGGACGTCTCATTCCGCCGTTGAGGATCTGCAGAGGAGACCACAATGACCCGTTGCTTCTGGAACCCGACCGTATCGAACATGTCGGTCAGCGGATTGATCAAGCCGCGCTGATGTCCGTGTGCGGTGAAGAGCCCGCTCCGGTCCTCCGGCGCGGGCTTTTCGTCAGATGACGCCGACCACGGCCGCGAATGTCGCCATGAGGCCCGCGACGAGCAAGGCGGTCGCCAGACGTGCTGCGTGAAACGCTGTCATAATCTACTCCTGAGTGAATGCAGTGAACAATGCTGCAGTGCACAAAAAGTTGCTGAGCTCCTTCCGGCCGCGGTCTCCTGACTCAGGCCCTGCCTGGGGGAGTCCATGACGAGCATGTCTTCGGTGCGGACGCGGATGTTGGCGCAAGGCAGCTTCAAGCGCCTTGAGCGTTCATGGACGTTCTGTTGGTCGGCAGGTTTGCTGGAGGTCCATAAAGTACCTAAAGCATGTCGCCCGAAAGTTAGAACCGGTTTCGGGACAACGACATGCGAAAAAACAATAACTTAACGCGTATCGCCTGATTCCGGTTCGATGCGACACGCTTTAACGGGCCTCTCCGCGGCAGTACGCCTGTAATTTCCCGGCCGTGACTTTGACTATAGGGTAATCCCTCGTTTTGTGCTGATATGCCCGTCACGTTTTCCGCTTGCGAGAAGCGCACGAGCTGGAGGCCTCCGATGAGTATCTTCGAGTCCGACTATTTCTCTCAACCTGAATACAAAGCCCTGGAACTATGTGCCGTGGACGACGGCAGCAATATCGGCATAGGCCGCCGGGACACAGGCAATCACATCAAGCGCATACAGGATGCGCTTCAGGTGATCATGAATGTTGACCTGTCATCGGAATACGGGACGTTCAGGCAAAAGACGGCCGAGGCGGTGCGCGCGTACAAGGAAAGCAAGACGCCGCCCATCCGCCAGCCATGGCAAACGGGGCCTGACGATCCGATCGTCGGCAAGCGCACGATAAAAGCTCTCGACCTCGATATGCTGTCGCGCGAGCGCAATGCCCCGCCGCCGCCGCCGCCCAAACCGGCCAACCCGAAATTCAATCTCCTTCTCTATTTCAGCGGCTTCGTCGATCCGGGCGGCGAAGATATCACCAACGAGACGCCGGGAGACGGATTCTGGATGCTGGCGCCCATGCGGGCGATGACCCTGCAGCCCGTCTCCCGGAACGTTTTTCGGGCATGGCAGGGCTCGCTGATGGTCGACAAGGGAATAGAAGCCGCGGCTGCATTCATACAGGAGGACGTCGATGAGGATCGCGCCGCGAAGGTGATTGTCTACGGTTTCAGCGCGGGTGGCTCCAATGCGCTGGATCTTGGCCGCAAGCTGGAACAACTCAACGAGGGCAGAAAGGGAAGCAAGCCCCTGCTGAAGATCGATCTCCTGGTGACGGTGGATGCGGCGGAACGTACCGATCGTCCGCGAAAGATCGATCGCAGAGTGGCGGGCTCGATCGTCAAAAACGTCAATTACTTTCAAAAGAGAGGCGCGCCATCCGGCGGTGCTCGGGGCGACCTGCACATTCCCGTGCCATCAACAACAAGCGATCGCACGCCCCAGGTCGTGAACATCGACAAAAGCAAGGAGGTGGATTTCTTCGACAGACATTCCCAACACGGCCAGATCGAGAAGGTGACCGTGCCCAACGCGACTGCTGATATGCTTGCCGAGTTGGCCGAGTAGGGCCATCTCACGACTGGATCAATGCCCGTTGGGTGATTCAGGCAGCGAGTAGCTCATGGCCCTGATTTTTCCGAAAGAAAACTGGTGCCGCTTGCGTGACTCGAACACGCGACCCCATCATTACGAATGATGTGCTCTACCAACTGAGCTAAAGCGGCAGCCTTCCGCCGGTTGCCCGGCGGTGCATGTGAGCGCCTGATAGCCGCATTGCGGTTCAAGATCAAGTCGCCGCCATGCATTCTCGATCGGCGCGCTTTCGACCCTTGCGCGCATCGGAGAATAGGCTAGATTTTCGCCCAAAGCGCTTTGGAGATGCCGGATATGGCGATCAGGACAGTCGTTTGGGGCGAGAACGTCCATGAACAGATGGATGAAAGCGTGCGGGCGCTGTATCCGGAAGGCATGCACGCGACCATAGCCGCGGCGTTGCGGGAGGATCCCGGTCTGCAGGTTTCCACCGCGACGCTGCAGGAGCCGGAGCACGGCCTTTCGGAGGCGCGCCTGGCTGAAACCGACGTGCTGACATGGTGGGGCCACAGGGCCCATCAGGAGGTCGGCGACGAGGTCGTGGAGCGCGTCCAGCGCCGTGTATGGGAAGGCATGGGACTGATCGTCCTGCATTCGGGCCACTATTCGAAAATCTTCCGCCGGCTGATGGGCACGCCCTGCTCGCTGAAATGGCGCGAGGCCGGCGAGCGCGAAAGACTGTGGGTGGTGAACCGTGGCCATCCCATCGCGGCGGGCCTTGGCGAATATGTCGAGATCGAGAACACGGAAATGTACGGCGAGCCGTTCGCGGTGCCGGAACCCATGGAGACCGTCTTCATCTCCTGGTACGAGGGCGGCGAGGTGTTCCGCTCCGGCCTGACCTTCCAGCGCGGCGCGGGCCGGATCTTCTATTTCTCGCCCGGTCACGAGACCTATCCGATCTATCACAACAGGGATGTACAGCGGGTACTCCGCAATGCCGTGAACTGGGCGCACAATCCAACGCCGCGCTGGACGTCCATAACCAGCGCACCGAACGTGCCGATCGAGAAGGCGCGGGAAAAGCTGGTCGAAAAGGGTGCTCGGCTGGAGTCCCACGGCGAGGGTTCCCGCTGATCATGCCGCGCATCCTGCTTCTGGGAACCGGCGGCATCGCCGGCCAGCATGTCGAGGAATTCGGGGCGGCGCCGGAATGCCGCATCGTCGCCTGCGTCGATGCCGTTCCCGGCCGCGCGTCGGCCTTTGCGGCGCTGCACGGCATCGAGCGGTCGTTCGAGAGCCTGGACGAGGCTTTGGCCGCCGGCGGCTTCGATGCGGCGATCAACGCAACGCCGGATGGAGCGCACAAGGCGACCACGCTCCGGCTGGTCGCCGCCGGCAAGCACGTCTTCTGCGAGAAGCCGCTGGCGCCGAACCATGCCGACGCGCTTGAGATGACGGAGGCGGCCGAGGCCGCCGGTCTTATCAACATGGTCAATCTCACCTATCGCAATTCGCCGGCGCTCCAGCAGGCGCGGTCGATGGTGCAGGCCGGCGAGATCGGGTCGCTGCGCCATGTCGAGGCAGGCTACCGCCAGAGCTGGCTCGTCGCGAAGTCGTGGGGCGACTGGCGGGTCGAGGAAAAATGGCTGTGGCGGCTGTCGAGCGAGCACGGCTCGACCGGCGTGCTCGGCGATGTCGGCATCCATATTCTCGACTTCGCCACCTATGGCGCCGCCGACGAGGTGGCGAGCCTGCAGGCGGATCTGGTCACCTTTCCCAAGGCAGCCGGCAATCGCATCGGCGATTACACGCTGGACGCAAACGACAGCGTCGCCATGCTGGCGCGCTTCGGGGGCGGGGCGCTGGCCACGATCGTCGCGACCCGCTACGCCACCGGCAATCTCAACGAACTGACGCTCATGCTGCATGGAACTAAAGGCGCGCTGCGCGTCGAGACGGACGGCAAGCGTTCCCATCTTGCGGCCTGTCTCGGCGCCGCCGTCGACAAAGCGGTGTGGAGCGCGCTGCCGCTGGAACCGGTCAGACGCAATGCCCGGCGCTTCGTCGACGCCGTGCTGTCCGGCGAGAACGGGGACCCTTCGTTCCGACGGGCGGCTGACATGCAGCGCCTGATCGATGCGGCGTTCCAGAGCGACCGGGTCGGCCGACGGGTGGAAACGGCTGTGCCGGAGGCCCGAATCGCGCCATAGGCTGATGACGCCGCGCTGCCGGACTCGCGAGATCCGTCATGGAGCCGATTGATCGCGACCCCGGCTGCGGCTAACCATCGTCCGGAGAGCCTGGCGGAGAAGCCTGCATTGGACCCGATCGAGAAAGCGATCCGCACCGCCCTCGAAAAGGGCGATGTCGAGAATCCGGAGTTCCGCTCGCGCGTCTACCGTTCGGTGGAGGCGGCGCTGGACCGCGTCATTCAGGGCAATCCCCAGATGACCGTGGAGAAGGCGATCGCCCGGCGCAGGCAACTCCAGCAGAAGATCGCCGAGATCGAGACGGAATTCGTGCCGGCGAGGTCGGCCGACAGCGCTTCCGACGACGATCTCGACGCGGCGCTTCTCGACATACTGGAACATGCGCCGGGGGAGACGCGCATGGATGCCGGGCGTTCGGCCCCGCCCCCTCCGGATTTCCCGGCGGCGCCCGCCGGTGAAGCGCCTCTGGTGGAACTGGCCGGGCGGCGCGAGCCGGGCTTTTCCGACCCGGCTTTCAACCACGAAACGGGAACGGGCCGGCCGGAGCCCACACTGACCGGCGACGGCCGCTTCAGCGCCGCGGCGCGGCGTGCCGCCGGCGAGGTGCCCGCCGTCGAACTTGGCATGCCCTCCGCTGGCGCGGGCCATGCCGGCCGGGTCGCCGACGTGCCGGAGCCCGTTGCACCGTCGGTGGATATTGGTGTCATTCCCTCGGTGTCGGGCCGCATGGAGCCTG
The window above is part of the Rhizobiaceae bacterium genome. Proteins encoded here:
- a CDS encoding MFS transporter — protein: MNHSYRWVIVAAGGLLGCVAIGAMFSLPVFLRPISQDTGWSVTGISTAMTVGFLAMAAASMVWGGLSDRFGPRPVVLAGSVVLAASLALASRAGSLVEFQLLFGLLVGASTAAIFAPMMACVTGWFDTQRGLAVSLVSAGMGMAPMTMAPLAAWLVTVHDWRTSMLIIAGIASALMIPAALLVRRPPALEGGQEEMAADEPQPDMTVAQAVRSPQFITLMLANFFCCATHSGPIFHTVSYAVTCGIPMIAAVSIYSVEGLAGMGGRIAFGLLGDRFGAQRVLAIGLLAQAFGVLAYVFVSTLGPFYAVAALVGFIYAGTMPLYAVIIRENFPLKMMGTIIGGTAMAGSLGMSTGPLLGGLIYDRFDSYALMYIGSWGMGLAAVLILMAFRPFPKRQTEPAAYGMAA
- a CDS encoding universal stress protein → MYDHILIPTDGSEVAQIGVDQGLALARKHGGRVTAITVTEPMGGQFAFAHDLWSPNEAEVAVYDEAQRRVAAQILAAVKAKAEAAGVPIEVVHIPWRLPGRALIDAADERKCSLIVMSSHGRTGINQVLLGSQTAIVLAGAKVPVLVAR
- a CDS encoding Gfo/Idh/MocA family oxidoreductase, encoding MPRILLLGTGGIAGQHVEEFGAAPECRIVACVDAVPGRASAFAALHGIERSFESLDEALAAGGFDAAINATPDGAHKATTLRLVAAGKHVFCEKPLAPNHADALEMTEAAEAAGLINMVNLTYRNSPALQQARSMVQAGEIGSLRHVEAGYRQSWLVAKSWGDWRVEEKWLWRLSSEHGSTGVLGDVGIHILDFATYGAADEVASLQADLVTFPKAAGNRIGDYTLDANDSVAMLARFGGGALATIVATRYATGNLNELTLMLHGTKGALRVETDGKRSHLAACLGAAVDKAVWSALPLEPVRRNARRFVDAVLSGENGDPSFRRAADMQRLIDAAFQSDRVGRRVETAVPEARIAP
- a CDS encoding ThuA domain-containing protein, producing the protein MAIRTVVWGENVHEQMDESVRALYPEGMHATIAAALREDPGLQVSTATLQEPEHGLSEARLAETDVLTWWGHRAHQEVGDEVVERVQRRVWEGMGLIVLHSGHYSKIFRRLMGTPCSLKWREAGERERLWVVNRGHPIAAGLGEYVEIENTEMYGEPFAVPEPMETVFISWYEGGEVFRSGLTFQRGAGRIFYFSPGHETYPIYHNRDVQRVLRNAVNWAHNPTPRWTSITSAPNVPIEKAREKLVEKGARLESHGEGSR
- a CDS encoding alpha/beta hydrolase; translated protein: MPMLKTRDATELYVKIWGEGRPVILMHGWPLSSSSWDDQALALAEAGFRAIAYDRRGFGRSDQPWHGYDYDTLADDLADVIEQTGAGDAAIVGFSMGGGEVARYMSRHGGKGVAKAALIASVVPYMLKTEDNRYGVPQSTFDEMMQGMKEDRAYFFDGFFKDFYGVGWFESPVSTEVVEWSRQIAMMAGLRPTLACAEAFATTDFRPDLPAFTVPTLIMHGTADKTVPIDTSARPAAAGIEGATLIEYPEAPHGLLATHKTQVAQDLIRFLSA
- a CDS encoding alpha/beta fold hydrolase; the encoded protein is MRYRFGAFMLVPDTRELLAAGTALPIEPQVFDLLHHLVRERDRVVSQDELIEAVWNGRIVSDSAIGARVSAARSAIGDDGKRQQWIRTLPRRGFRFVGPVEVVDSQPQGTVSSPGGAAGPDRQRVAFCRSADGTRIAYATSGSGHPLVKAGHWLTHLEHDWHSPVWRPFLDRLNAQFHLVRYDQRGNGLSEWDVSDFSLDRFVEDLEAVVDACGVERFALYGTSQGAPIAIAYACRHPDRVSHLVLQGGYEKGRLVRATESDRAQAEAILTLMRHGWGKANSPFINAFATLFIPDGSREQIGSLVDLQRLTTSPQNAVAIRSAVDGFDVSDLLERIGVPTLVMHARDDGVQPLEQGYALAARIPNAEFLMLESRNHVILPEEKAWSVLFNGLARFILEAS